A window of Pan paniscus chromosome X, NHGRI_mPanPan1-v2.0_pri, whole genome shotgun sequence genomic DNA:
AAGTGTTTACAGATACAGGACAAAAATGGTGAGCTGTCTGTAGACGCTCACAGGGCTTTGCGGTGGTACTCAGCAGAAGCCACTTTGTAATCACTGGCAGTAAAGAGAGATGCAGAATTCTTTGCCAGATATTTTAGGAAATCATGCAAATAGCCCAACAATAATGCAAGGCTTTTCTCATCAAGGGGCGTATAGGCCAACATTGCTCCAATTCTTACAAATAATCTCAGTAGGTGTGGTGCTCCATAAACCTGGGACATTGGAGCATCAGGGTGAGCCAAGAGGATTTCAGCATACTGGGGCCTCTCAAATTTGTAGAGCAGCTGAGTGCCCAACATCACattgaaatattcttttattcctgCCACAACTTCATTAACCGCATATTCCTTATTATCAACATTTCCCTGCGATTTCTTGCAATTTGCATACTCCTCCAGAATTGCATCTACATTTTTCTTGGCAGGGAGTTGAAACAGCTGCTTCTGCCTGGTAACTAAGTCCCAGTCCTCAACAAGCCATGGTTTTAATTCTTCAGGAATCTTCACTTTAACCTCCATTCTATTCTTAAACGCCTCCTCACTTTCAACAGTGGGGTCTGCCCGGGCCCTTTTCTTCCGAGGGGGCTGAGGTGCTTCGCTGGTACTGCCACCATCTCCGTTTCCAGGAGTCTTCTGCTTGTTCTTTCTGGTCTTCCTCACGGATCCTGAAGGGGGGTTCTCTGCAGAGCGACCCCCCCATCTTCCTGGGAGAGCTGGTTCAAGATTTTTCTGCTGTGGACCAGCTGTCTTCTTTCCTGAGGAGGCCCCTCTCATTTTACTTCTCTGCATGTTGCTTCTAGTTGGTTTTTTGAAGTTCTCTTCTTCTGCAGATTGCTGTCCACGAGGTTGAGAACCCTGCTTTCTGGAACTCATTCAACCCTGTTTTTATTCCAACcactgtaatatataaaatattttacttggtTGTTTTCTATGGCAACCTTTAACTATGTTTCTTAAAGGCCCATCAGAGAATAACACATTCTAACTCCCTTAAAATCTGGATTTCAAATCCTATTTCAGGACCCTTTAtaagtgattttttatttttttacctcctttccctctctctgatCCTCACTACCAGCCACTACTCTCATCTCACCCAAATACTCATCACAACTACCCATAATTACTCTGTTGATGCCACTCACAAGATAGGAAAGCAATTTTCAAGAAAGAAGGAAttaaatgaaaaactataaaagacAGTGGAGTTGAAATTTAAGACTTTTGAACAGGAGAAATGACAATATGGAATAGGGAAGGTTATATTTAATTGACTAAGGGCAAAATGAGTAACAGTAAAGGTTCTTGTATCAGTCCAGAAAGGCCTGAATTAGGATGATGACAGAGTCAAGAGAAACTGAAGAATACAGAAATCATGAAGAATATAGTAACCAAAGGAGGGAGGAATCTGCAATTTCAAGCCTGGGTAATTAATGAACTTAATAAAAGCACTGAATTTAGGGTTTAGTTTggaatcagaaataaaatgacagaaCATAGGtaattcatccattcattaatCTATTCAGTTTGTCATTATACATTACTGCATATCTGCTTTGGGACAAGTACTATGGTAGTTGCTAGAGATCCAAATATCTAAAGTGACAATTATAAAACGGTAAGGTTAGTATAATGACAGTTATAGGCACAAAATAGTTTTGGAGCAGACACAAGAAATGGTACATGACACCACCGTCAGTGATTGTTTAACAAGGTAAAAAAAAGATTGGTGAGGGAGGAGTCAGTGATGACTCCCAGGTATGGGTGATTAGGTCATTAGTATCATCACCAAATGATAATACTCCTCCATTTACAGGTGGAGAAAATGGATTGGAGGAAAAGTTGTGTTGGGCCTATTGTGTGTGAGATGTACagttaaacataaaattgtaAAGCTCAGTTTTGTCCAGCTAACTGGGTACCCACCCCgcaacccaaaacaaaaaaaataaataaagctcggGTGAGAAGTAAAAGCCAGAAATGGAGATCTGAGAGTAACATCACATAGCTGGTAGTGGACACTACGAGGGCCAATGAAATcagggagaagagaggaagaactTCAAGTATGGAATTCTGGAAAACCTAAGGACGAAAGGCATTTAAGGGATGCGCAGAGaccacaaatgaaacaaaaatgttaagAGTAGCCATAACAGAATTAGAAGAATGTTATTTTGGATGCCAAAGATGATGAGcgttccaaaaagaaaaaggtataatCTACAGTGTAAAGTGCAGCAGGGAGTGCTAATAAGATAAGGATGCAAAAAATAGTCTTCCATTATTCTTATGGTGTGACAGAGGAAACAATTCCTTTGACTTAcacaatcttccttctttcccttccaagAACTCCTAGTGATTTCCCAGATGAAATCTTATAGATCTTCTGGGATGGTCTAGAAGGGTGAAGTGGGAGATACAACCTAGAAAGAAAGGCAGGTATCTGCAATGAAGATGAACTTTTGTGAAAtcatctaagaaaaagaaaaaaaatgagtaatttataaacatgtggtttatatgtttacatttaaacACATATATGAATCATATACCACAACTGTAAATCGTGGTATCAGAGAAAATACTTGAGTTCTGCTGTCAGACAGATCTTTACTTCAATTAGGCTCCGTCATTTATGAGTTGTGAGACCTCAGGCAAGACATGTAAGCTCTCTTAGCCTTTTTCTCATCTGTGGAATGTGGCAAATTACCTATAGCCTTCACAGGTTCCTGTGAGAATTTCATAAAGGTGATGTGGCTGAACAGCTAGCACAGTATGTTGCGGGAATATTTGCACATGGATACAAAGATGTTCAATGTAGTGGTGTTTGCAATACTGAAGAACTGGAAAACACCTACCTATTCTTCAACAGGAAAATGATAACATAAATTATGTATGAATACTACAGAAGAACATTCAAACGAATTAAGCAGAAATCTGTGTactgacatggaaagatgttcaatatATATTATTAGGTAAATAGGCAGGTGGCATAATACTACAGGATCCCAAATGCAATAGGATCTTAAAGAGACagataaggccgggcgcagtgggtcacacctgtgatcccagcacgtcgggaggccaaggcaggcagatcacgagatcaggagtttgagaccagcctggccaacgtagtgaaaccctgtctctactaaaaatacaaaaaaaaaagtagcagggcatggtggtgcacgcctgtagtctcagctactcaggagactgaggcaggagaatcgcttgaacccgagaggcagaggttgcagtgagctgagattgagatcgcaccactgcactctagcctgggcgacagagactccatctccaaaaaaaaaagatagtacaGGTAGAGAAATAAGCATTAGTGTGAAATAGTTTTTAGGAAGAGTGTGctgtcatttgtgtgtgtgttttaaacagATGTCTATAAATATgcacggaaatatctagacagataAATACCAGCCTGTTAAAATCAGGGTAACCTCTGAGAAAGGGATGATTGTAGACTAGCCTTAAACCAGGTTTCTCTAGTAACTACAACTTTCACCCACAGAAAAAGCCCAGCAGCCATTCTGTAGGCATTAACACTGTGTAGGCAGGTGTCAGGGAGGCTCTGAGAAGAAAATCAGAGATAAGAAATGTTTGTTAGTAGCACctgtgggcaaaaaaaaaaaaaaaaaaaagaaaagaaggccgggcacggtggctcacgcctgtaatcccagcattttgggtggccgaggtggccaaatctcttgaggtcaggagttcaagaccagcctggccaacatggtgaaaccctgtccctactaaaaacacaaaaattagccaggcatagtggtgcacacctataatcccagctacttgggaggctgaggcaggagaatcacttgaacctgggagatggaggttgcagtgagccaggagatcgtaccactgcactccagcctgggtgacagtgagactctgtcaaacaaacaaacaaataaataaatatgcatgcatgcatgcttgAAGACTAGATCCCTGAACCAGGAAAGCCAGTTATTGGGAAGAAAGGCCTGGATGCTAGTACTTTCACTAAGCAAACAATATCCTCTAACTGAAAAAGCACAAAGCTTTGAGCAGAAATTCAAGGGTAAAGTCAGTCTTCAGAAAGCATCAAAATCTGTAAATATGGAGACTGATCCCTGTGGGAATCAGAAACCTTCTGGCTGAGAGGGACACGGAGACACATCCTGTGAAGGATCAGacagtggtgacagtggccaCTGTATCATGGCATTAAATTGTAAGCTATCATGCTTCCAGAATAATGTTTCTAAAAGAATTGCTTTGTGACCAGGACAGACCAGATACAGTATCTGAAGACTTCAGAGAATTgttaatacaggttgagtattccttatccaaaatgcttgggacgaGAAGTGTTTCAGatattggaatatttgcatatgtgtgagaatatcttggggatgggaccccaGTCTAAAcaggaaattcatttatgtttcatatacaccttatacacatggtcttgaaggtaattttatacagtattttaaacatttctttgcacctgtcacatgaggtcagatgTGGAATCATCTACTAGTGGCATGTTGGCActcagaaagtttcagattttggagcatttcagattaggGTTACTGAACCTGCATGAGTAAATCCAGAAAGCCCATCTTGGGGCTCATAGTGCAGAGGTTCCATAAAACAAAGGGATGATAGTGAAAATACCACCTAAAGAAAGCAACATGACCTAGTGCCAACCAGACTGTGTAAAACACATTAAGTAGAGCCAAGCTGGACAAAAACCATTCTGGAAGTCACATTGGTCCCTGGTGGGTATATAATTGTGAATTGGGGTGGAGGGGGCTGTGACTCAACACATGGAGAAAATGAGGGCACAAATTAGGGACAACAGTCACCAACTATTTTGCCACCTGTTCCCTACAGGTCAGCTCTAGGGTAAGCCAGAAATTCAGAAAACACATTTGTACTTACGTTTGTCTTAGTTTTCTATCTTTAATTTTACACCAGTTTAATCtctgtataaataatacatttaaacagAGGTGAGCTCATAAGGGCTATCAAATCttagatttttccttttaaaaaatttactatgATAACCAATAATCTTCCCATGTTAAGGTTATTATATGCATCCATTTTGAGTCATATAATAGATATTCTGTCAAATGAGCATACCTTAATTTACTTAGCCACTCCTTCCCTGGAAATATCCAGTGCACACCTCCCACCAATATATTCTTTAATAATCAATGAAAACATTTTGTGTAAACATTTTTTTGCTCTCGCTTCCTATTGTTCCTTTAAGACTCTCAGAAGCGGGCTTAGTGAGTCAAGAGATAGAACACTCTCAATACACTGCCAAATTACTCCCTCTGCACAAGTTGTGCCAATTTCTAATCCCACAAGCAGtgtgtaaaaatatttactatgcctCATGCTCTGACCAGTACTGgggatcatttaaaaaattttttttcctttcatttttaagtttaaaaattaagaacaaatacTTTGAtagatttcttttatattttaactcCTTAATCCATCTAGTAGTCTGCAAGTCATGAACTGACAATCTTCATTCACCTCAAGTAATTAGATCTTGTGGTaccatttatatttcctttttataactATAGATAACAAATTATATAAAGATGTGAACATTCTTCCCTTATCAcctccccctctcccaccccaatCCTAGGAGTATCCTGAGTGAGCATGTATGCCTTCAAATCTTTTCATGTACACATTCACATAAAATGTAAAGACTCAAtgtgtatattatacacatagGTATGTGAATAGATAGCatgcatttatttaatttgttttgacAAAGGTGAGATCCATACTGCTCTGCACCTTGCTTTGCTCACTTCTCATGGGCATCTTTCCATGTCAGTACATACCTACCTCTTCTTTTTAATATTCATAACACATTCTATAATGTTATGTACT
This region includes:
- the MORF4L2 gene encoding mortality factor 4-like protein 2, giving the protein MSSRKQGSQPRGQQSAEEENFKKPTRSNMQRSKMRGASSGKKTAGPQQKNLEPALPGRWGGRSAENPPSGSVRKTRKNKQKTPGNGDGGSTSEAPQPPRKKRARADPTVESEEAFKNRMEVKVKIPEELKPWLVEDWDLVTRQKQLFQLPAKKNVDAILEEYANCKKSQGNVDNKEYAVNEVVAGIKEYFNVMLGTQLLYKFERPQYAEILLAHPDAPMSQVYGAPHLLRLFVRIGAMLAYTPLDEKSLALLLGYLHDFLKYLAKNSASLFTASDYKVASAEYHRKAL